A genomic window from Anoplolepis gracilipes chromosome 6, ASM4749672v1, whole genome shotgun sequence includes:
- the Vlet gene encoding COMM domain-containing protein 10, producing the protein MAAWINVTSKLEQGLTIVARLDNSKFRLLVNRICQSLQSSIDTKVFSEEEEEKLLVSLDLTKDELILLLDTITSIYKQAACNVVKPSLMETVMKDNFKIDEEKISIFTNAWMTYGKGIVENLRQKSMFPIQVKDINWCLNVQSSSSTISKDARSVALLQLGLTGDKTSTLTVEFDKKQLTDLYYNLEKIQTQLDALEAKM; encoded by the exons ATGGCTGCTTGGATCAATGTAACTTCAAA attagaACAAGGTTTAACAATAGTGGCTCGGCTGGATAATAGTAAATTCCGTCTTCTTGTCAACCGTATATGTCAGAGCTTGCAATCCAGCATTGATACAAAGGTATTCAGtgaggaggaagaagaaaaactgCTGGTTTCTTTAGATCTAACAAAAGATGAGTTAATTCTTCTGTTGGATACTATTACATCGATTTACAAGCAAGCTGCATGTAATGTTGTCAAACCATCTCTCATGGAAACAGTCATGAAAGACAATTTTAAGAtagatgaagaaaaaatatcaatctttACAAACGCATGGATGACTTATGGCAAAGGCATTGTGGAAAATCTTAGACAAAAATCTATGTTTCCTATTCAg GTGAAAGATATCAATTGGTGTCTAAATGTTCAGTCATCATCTTCTACAATTTCCAAAGATGCACGATCTGTAGCATTACTTCAACTTGGTCTAACTGGTGATAAGACATCTACACTAACAGTGGAATTTGACAAGAAACAGTTGACagatctttattataatttagagaaaattcAAACTCAGTTAGATGCACTAGaagcaaaaatgtaa
- the LOC140666528 gene encoding probable methylthioribulose-1-phosphate dehydratase produces MSSEAYDANYDKEHPRNLIPELCRQFYHLGWVTGTGGGISIKHEDKIYIAPSGVQKERMLPNDMFVQDINGKDLELPPSEKKLKKSQCTPLFMCAYLRRNAGAVIHTHSKFAVMATLLWPGKEVRLTHLEMIKGIWNQQEGRTYRYDEELVIPIIENTPFERDLRDDLDDVILRYPETCAILVRRHGIYVWGDSWQQAKTMTECYDYLLDIAVQMKQCGLNPLMTPNDYELKYQANGSSE; encoded by the exons ATGTCATCAGAAGCTTATGATGCCAATTATGACAAG GAACATCCAAGAAATCTTATTCCAGAACTATGTAGGCAATTCTATCATCTTGGATGGGTGACTGGTACGGGAGGTGGAATCTCTATCAAACATGA agatAAGATCTACATAGCTCCTTCTGGTGTACAAAAGGAACGAATGCTGCCCAATGATATGTTTGTGCAAGATATCAATGGAAAAGATTTGGAGTTGCCACcatcagagaaaaaattgaagaagtCACAATGTACTCCCCTATTTATGTGTGCTTATTTAAGGAGAAATGCAGGTGCTGTAATTCACACACATTCTAAATTTGCTGTAATGGCAACGTTATTATGGCCTGGAAAGGAAGTTAGACTCACTCATCTTGAGATGATAAAAG GTATATGGAATCAGCAAGAAGGTAGAACATATCGTTATGATGAAGAATTAGTAATACCGATTATAGAAAATACTCCTTTTGAAAGAGATTTAAGAGATGATTTAGATGACGTTATTCTTCGTTATCCTGAAACTTGTGCAATATTGGTACGCAGACATGGAATTTATGTGTGGGGTGATTCTTGGCAGCAGGCAAAAACTAT GACAGAATGTTATGATTACTTGCTTGATATTGCAGTACAAATGAAACAATGTGGATTAAATCCACTGATGACTCCAAAtgattatgaattaaaatatcaggCAAATGGGTCATcagaataa